The Kosmotoga olearia TBF 19.5.1 sequence AAGACGCTTAACGAAGGTCAGAGAGTTGAATTTGAGATTGAAGAAGGCCCGAAAGGTCGTCCACAAGCCGCAAAGGTTAGAGTCATAGAATGAAACAAAAATCATAAAATAAGGCGCCTGTTTCGGCGCCTTTCTTTTTTTTGTCTCTCTTTTATCTGGTGAATCTTTACAAACTGCCCAGGTATTTTTCAAGGCCTAACCTGATTATCTCACAGGCTTTTCGAAGGTTTTCTGCGGAGAGGACGTAAGCGATTCTTATTTCAGATGCTCCCATTCCCGGAGTCGCGTAAAAGCCTTGTAAAGGAGCGACCATAGTGGTTTCTCCACCAACATCAAAATCGGTTAACATCCAGCGCACGAAATCTTCCGAGTTTTTCACGGGTAGTTTTACGGAGATATAAAAAGCTCCTTCTGGTTTTTGCATTATCACTCCATCTATCTTCGAGAGTTCTTCAAAAACAATATCCCTTCGTTTCTGGTATTCTTCCCTTATGTTGTCGGTGTAATCTTTACCGAGGTTGAGAAGTCCTATTGTCCCCACCTGTGCCATTGTCGGGGGTGAAAGCCTTGCCTGAGCGAATTTCATGACGGTATTGTACAGTTCTTTGTTTTTGGTAAGAAAAGTTCCTACACGTGCACCGCAGGCACTGTATCTTTTCGAAATGCTGTCCACAATGATGATTCTTTCGCTCTCATCCAGCGACAAAACAGGAACGGTGTTTTTCCCATCAAAAACGAATTCCCTGTACACCTCATCTGTTATAACAAAAAGATCGTGAGCTCTGGCAAAGTCAAGCAGAGCTTCTAGCTCTTCTCTGGTGTAAACCACACCTGTGGGGTTGGAAGGGTTGGAAAATATTATTCCCCGGGTTTTATTACTCAGAGCTTTTTCGAAGAGCTCTATAGGTGGTAATCTGTAACCGTCGGTTACGTTGGCACTTACGGGAACAAGTTTTACATTGAGCATACTGGCAAAACCTTTGTAATTGGCGTAGAAAGGCTCTATGACAATCAGCTCATCACCTGGATCAGCTATACTTCCTATAGCAAATATAATTGCTTCGCTTCCGCCATTGGTGACTATAATCTCATCCGGGCTGACGTCGATTCCCCAGGAACGGTAGTATTTTGAGAAAGCTTCTCTGAGGTTGTAGATGCCAGCTGAATGTGAATAGGCGACAACCTCTTCAGAGTGATTGCGAATAGCATTGAAGAAAACTTCTGGGGTTGGAATGTCCGGTTGCCCGATGTTGAGATGGTAAACCTTTATTCCTCGCTTTTTTGCGATTTCGGCATAAGGCACAAGCTTCCTTATGGGCGATGCTGGCATGTTCACACCGCGAGAAGAGATTTTCATTACTTTCCCTCCATTCAATATTTAATTATTTAATTATTTTACCGACATTTCGTACACATCCATCCAGTCACTTCCAGTACCTTCGGGATCGTTGTTTTCTTCGTTAGATAATGAAAGTGTGAACTCCTTTTCCAGGATTTTCCTTTCTTCCAGAAAAATGGTGACACGAAATGATACAGGTTGTTCTCCTCTACAATAATGAACGCGTATCTTATAATTTCCGGGAACCACCGCATCTGCAGCCAGGGTGTATATCTCTTTGCCCGGACCTTTTTGGGAATCTTCGGTCAAAGTTCCAAGATTCTTTGGGTTTAAAAAATACACGTATTCATCGGGTTCAAAGACGTAGAGATCCAGATCTGCATCCTGTTTTTCCCATTCCAGGCACACTTTAAAAAAAATCTTTGTGCTTCTTTCACAGATTATGCGTATGTTTTTTTCATCTTCTCCCCAGATAGATGAGGCCGCTATTTTCAGGTTGTGGATTCCCGGGGTCGGAAAGAGAGAGAGGCTAAAAGAACTTCCATCAACGGTAATCTCTATGGGTTCAGCACCAAGGTACGCTGAAAGTCTATCGAAGGGGCCGATAATTGTTCCGGAAATTGCCAATTCTTCTCCTTCTGGAATCACCAGTTCGTTATCAGGAACTTCTAACTGAATTTTCGGAGGGTTTTTATACGCAGCGAAAAAATCGGCTTTTGTTTTTCCGATCTTCACCTCATGAAATCCGGTGAAAAGATCATGTGAGTTAAAGGTTACTTGGTAATATACCTCATGCAACTCTTCGAGTGTGTCTGCTAAGAATACGGCATTTTCGTAATCAAACAAACCGCCTCCAGTTTCTCTGGCAATTGATAGCAGAGAAACGATATTTTCAGACAGACCGCCGCTGGTTATTAGAAATAGTGGAATTCCTTTGGAGAGCAAAACGGATTCCAATGAATCCAGTAGATCAATTTCAATATGGATTTCTTCATCGGTAATCAGAAAAAGGATGGAAGGGTTATTTTCCATTTCGAGAATATTTAAGATAATCGTAATCGGTCTTTCGAAACTTTCGCCAACATTCTCGAAGGTTTTTCTCACGAGGGGGAGGAGCTCTTCGTGGTTTTGTGTAACGGATAGGTAATTCATGCTGTCGGCAAAACCGACAATGTGATAGACAAGATCGCCGCTAAAAAGCTGAGAGACCACGTTGGATACGGTTATTATCGAATTTTTGACATCTTCAATATAAGGATTCATCGAACCGGAATTGTCGATAATGAAATAAACATTCAGTTGGTCCAATGGCGAAGATGAGACAATTTCCCATTTAGCACCTACTATTTCACCGTCATCTTCTATCACAGGATAAGATCCCGTTGGAAAGCCTTTGAAATGCACAAACAAGCTAATTGCAGGATAAGCACTGGCATCGACCGATTCAAGATGCCAGCCTCCCAACACGATTTCTGATAGTATTAAAAAGATTAAAAGAAACTTCTTGATCATTTTCCTTCACCAATTTGTAGTTCTATTTTTTCTCCTGATTCAAAGCGTAATTCAATCAGACCGTTGGCTTTCGGTGTTGTTCCGATGATTGATTTTACACCGGGGAAGTAGTCGTAGTAAATACCTTTTCTTTCCTCAAAATATCTTCCACTGCCAGGTGGGGTTTGAGCGTAGAAATTTTTGGTTGGCATTATGATGACATCTGCAGCATTTAGAGGGATGTTGTATCCGGTGAGGAGTAATTCAGTATCTCCGTCAGCATTGTAATCAAAAAATTCCATACTGTTGAAGGAGCCTGGATGCCAGAGCTCAGCTTTGAGCTCCCCGCGTCTTGTTAAACAGGTTACTACTGAATAGGTCGGTTCTCCCGAATCTTCATCGAATGAATTAAAGAAAATTGCTATGGTTAACCCTTCTGAATCAGTGAAGATTGAAACATTCTTCCCACATTCATTCGTTTTGTTTTTTGAATCTTTTTCAAAGTCATAGTTTGGCAGGAATCCAAAGACATTTTTTTCTCCAAAGTTGTATTCCCATAGAATTCTATTATCAGAACTGAGAGCTGTGATGACGATATTACTTTTAGCAGGATCAGATCTCACTTTTAGTTTTCTAAAAAGGAGTACATCATCTACGCTGTCATTGTTCAGATCTACCCGTTTAAATTTAATTTCCTCAGTGTTTTCAAACTCCCGGAGCCATACTTTGTTGCGTTTTAAGTTGTCTGAGAAAGCCTCGACAATGTTACCTGATACGTTGAAATAAACCTGCTCAGGAACTTTTGGTTTTTTCCACTCAGAAAGTCTGGAATAATTGAACCCTTTCAATTGTCTTACGGCAAACATCTCGTAGTTCTTGTCTGGTAGTATTTTTATAACTCCCGTCGAATAAACAGTTGCTATATGCTCGACCTTTCCCGAGGAATCTTTACCCCATACTTCGTAGAAGGCTTTCTCCAGCGGGAAGAGGGTCAGAATGATATAGTCATCTTTTAAATAAGCGGATTCAATTGCAGGAGAATCAACGATCCTTTCCTGAAGTTCCAGCAATGTTTTTAAGAATTTACCAAACAATTTTTTCCCGGTATTTCCGATGTAAACATCAGAAGTGAATAGATCGCCGATGTACGCAATTATTGAATTCTTTATATTCCAGACCAATGGAACATAATAAGGAATAAGTTCAGTTTTTCTGGTTTTTTCTGAGACGATGGCAGAATCCATAAGGATCAAAGGAAGGTTGTATTCAGTAAATCCAGCGACGCTGAGGGTACTGACGCCATCAGGATAATTGACCAGGGAAAGGTCCAGCAAATTTTCAGTAGAAAGCTCTGCATCGTGAATCATAGCCAATGTTGGAAGAGCTACGTTGTCGAAAAGAGCGTCGGGATCATAATAGATGTTGGTGGGGATAACATAGCTTTTAGCAGGAATGGCTACATCGTAGGTTGTGATCATTCCGATACCTTCCAGTACGTACAGTGCCCCGCCGGAAAGCAAGATTTT is a genomic window containing:
- a CDS encoding pyridoxal phosphate-dependent aminotransferase, which translates into the protein MKISSRGVNMPASPIRKLVPYAEIAKKRGIKVYHLNIGQPDIPTPEVFFNAIRNHSEEVVAYSHSAGIYNLREAFSKYYRSWGIDVSPDEIIVTNGGSEAIIFAIGSIADPGDELIVIEPFYANYKGFASMLNVKLVPVSANVTDGYRLPPIELFEKALSNKTRGIIFSNPSNPTGVVYTREELEALLDFARAHDLFVITDEVYREFVFDGKNTVPVLSLDESERIIIVDSISKRYSACGARVGTFLTKNKELYNTVMKFAQARLSPPTMAQVGTIGLLNLGKDYTDNIREEYQKRRDIVFEELSKIDGVIMQKPEGAFYISVKLPVKNSEDFVRWMLTDFDVGGETTMVAPLQGFYATPGMGASEIRIAYVLSAENLRKACEIIRLGLEKYLGSL
- a CDS encoding vWA domain-containing protein: MIKKFLLIFLILSEIVLGGWHLESVDASAYPAISLFVHFKGFPTGSYPVIEDDGEIVGAKWEIVSSSPLDQLNVYFIIDNSGSMNPYIEDVKNSIITVSNVVSQLFSGDLVYHIVGFADSMNYLSVTQNHEELLPLVRKTFENVGESFERPITIILNILEMENNPSILFLITDEEIHIEIDLLDSLESVLLSKGIPLFLITSGGLSENIVSLLSIARETGGGLFDYENAVFLADTLEELHEVYYQVTFNSHDLFTGFHEVKIGKTKADFFAAYKNPPKIQLEVPDNELVIPEGEELAISGTIIGPFDRLSAYLGAEPIEITVDGSSFSLSLFPTPGIHNLKIAASSIWGEDEKNIRIICERSTKIFFKVCLEWEKQDADLDLYVFEPDEYVYFLNPKNLGTLTEDSQKGPGKEIYTLAADAVVPGNYKIRVHYCRGEQPVSFRVTIFLEERKILEKEFTLSLSNEENNDPEGTGSDWMDVYEMSVK